In Marinicauda algicola, one DNA window encodes the following:
- a CDS encoding magnesium transporter CorA family protein → MLRILEPGSSRPREIEAHDPVPAATLWIDLLAPTPAEEDKVEALLGHDIPTREEMEEIEASSRLYRENGASVMTATLISVSEQRMPVEGPVTFVLSGERLVTVRYHEPRPFETYVKTIARKGAPKTGADVLVGLLETIVDRLADILEESGARLEEVSTTLFESRETMRSAQQSETYEALLTKIGVNSSRIGKAQQSLSSLHRLMGFVRLPEGAGESAGAVEDLRADLKSLIEHNAYLEGRISFLLDATLGFINTAQNKVMNLFSVLAVIFLPPTLVASIYGMNFEVMPELGWTFGYPWAVGLMVFFAVVPYLYFKHRNWL, encoded by the coding sequence ATGCTGCGCATTCTCGAACCCGGCTCGTCCCGCCCGCGCGAGATCGAGGCGCACGACCCGGTCCCGGCCGCCACGCTGTGGATCGACCTTCTCGCGCCCACGCCGGCCGAGGAAGACAAGGTCGAGGCCCTGCTGGGCCACGATATCCCGACGCGCGAGGAGATGGAGGAGATCGAGGCGAGCTCCCGGCTCTACCGCGAGAACGGGGCGAGCGTGATGACCGCGACCCTGATCAGCGTGTCCGAGCAACGCATGCCGGTCGAGGGGCCGGTGACCTTCGTGCTCTCCGGAGAGCGACTCGTCACCGTGCGCTATCACGAGCCGCGCCCGTTCGAGACCTATGTGAAAACGATCGCGCGCAAGGGCGCGCCGAAAACCGGGGCCGACGTGCTCGTCGGGCTCCTGGAAACCATCGTCGACCGGCTCGCGGACATCCTGGAGGAATCGGGAGCGCGGCTGGAGGAGGTCTCCACCACCCTGTTCGAAAGCCGCGAGACCATGCGCTCGGCCCAGCAGAGCGAGACCTACGAGGCGCTCCTGACCAAGATCGGCGTCAATTCCAGCCGTATCGGAAAGGCCCAGCAGAGCCTGTCGAGCCTGCACCGCCTCATGGGCTTCGTGCGCCTGCCCGAGGGCGCGGGCGAGAGCGCCGGAGCGGTCGAGGACCTGCGCGCGGACCTGAAATCCCTCATCGAGCACAACGCCTATCTGGAAGGGCGCATCTCCTTCCTGCTCGACGCCACGCTCGGCTTCATCAACACCGCGCAGAACAAGGTGATGAACCTGTTCTCGGTGCTCGCGGTGATCTTCCTGCCGCCGACCCTGGTGGCGAGCATCTACGGGATGAATTTCGAGGTGATGCCGGAGCTGGGATGGACGTTCGGCTATCCCTGGGCGGTCGGCCTGATGGTGTTCTTCGCGGTCGTGCCCTACCTGTATTTCAAGCACCGCAACTGGCTTTAG
- the mgtE gene encoding magnesium transporter, with product MEEIVLPRDRQERRDWLQDAGVHAVAAALNRAGAKDCARAFRELPAGKALPVFSRLEPPAQKAIVEDHEGEERKALIEGMAPDNRARLIAYLPEDRAQSLLESLGEEARALTRQLLAYPEQSAGRIMTPEFVRLRPDMSVADALEEVRAKAERAETIHFMPVVDEDMTLVGTVGLGQLVLAEGGQSVGDVATRDVPSVETKTDQEAVARLMKEADLMAVPVVGEDGRLVGIVTFDDAMEVLEFEQAEDIARAGATEPAAAPYLSVSLFGLVRSRITWLAVLMLAYALTVQVLDAFEAQLEETVALALFIPLLIGMGGNAGTQSVTTVVRALAVRDIGTADALAVAGKEVGAALVMGAALALAGYALLIAFFPPGIALTVALSGLAIIGFAALSGAVMPMVARVLSIDPAVFSSPVVNTVIDAVGLVIYFLIAKAVLGI from the coding sequence ATGGAAGAGATCGTGCTGCCGCGCGACCGGCAGGAGCGGCGCGACTGGCTTCAGGATGCCGGCGTGCATGCGGTCGCCGCCGCGCTGAACCGCGCCGGGGCGAAGGATTGCGCGCGCGCCTTCCGCGAGCTGCCGGCGGGCAAGGCGCTGCCGGTGTTCTCCCGGCTGGAGCCGCCGGCCCAGAAGGCGATCGTCGAGGATCACGAGGGCGAGGAGCGCAAGGCGCTGATCGAGGGGATGGCGCCGGACAATCGCGCCCGCCTGATCGCCTACCTGCCCGAGGATCGCGCGCAGAGCCTGCTCGAGAGCCTCGGCGAGGAGGCGCGCGCCCTGACCCGGCAGCTGCTGGCCTATCCCGAGCAGAGCGCCGGGCGGATCATGACGCCCGAATTCGTTCGCCTGAGGCCGGACATGAGCGTCGCCGACGCGCTGGAGGAGGTCCGCGCGAAGGCCGAGCGCGCCGAGACCATTCATTTCATGCCGGTCGTGGACGAGGACATGACCCTTGTCGGCACGGTCGGACTCGGTCAGCTGGTCCTTGCCGAAGGCGGGCAGAGCGTCGGCGACGTGGCGACGCGCGACGTCCCCTCGGTGGAGACGAAGACCGACCAGGAGGCGGTGGCGCGCCTGATGAAGGAGGCCGACCTGATGGCCGTGCCGGTGGTCGGGGAGGATGGCCGGCTCGTCGGCATCGTCACCTTCGACGACGCCATGGAGGTGCTGGAATTCGAGCAGGCCGAGGACATCGCCCGGGCCGGGGCGACCGAGCCGGCGGCCGCGCCCTACCTGTCGGTTTCCCTGTTCGGGCTCGTGCGCTCGCGCATCACCTGGCTCGCCGTGCTCATGCTCGCCTATGCGCTCACCGTCCAGGTGCTCGACGCCTTCGAGGCGCAGCTGGAGGAAACCGTTGCCCTCGCCCTGTTCATCCCGCTGCTCATCGGTATGGGCGGCAATGCCGGGACCCAGTCGGTGACCACCGTGGTGCGCGCGCTCGCGGTGCGCGATATCGGGACCGCCGACGCCCTGGCCGTGGCGGGAAAGGAAGTCGGCGCGGCGCTGGTGATGGGCGCGGCGCTCGCGCTGGCCGGCTATGCACTGCTCATCGCCTTCTTCCCGCCCGGGATCGCCCTGACCGTGGCGCTCTCCGGGCTCGCCATCATCGGCTTTGCAGCCCTGTCGGGCGCGGTCATGCCGATGGTCGCGCGCGTCCTCTCCATCGATCCTGCGGTGTTCTCCTCCCCGGTGGTGAACACGGTGATCGATGCGGTGGGCCTCGTGATATATTTCCTCATCGCCAAGGCGGTGCTGGGCATCTGA
- the mscL gene encoding large conductance mechanosensitive channel protein MscL produces MFKEFREFAMRGNVVDLAVGFILGGAFSTIVKSLVSDILMPPLGLVLGGVDFENLFITLGEGRYESLAQAQEAGAATINYGLFVNNVISFVILALALFFLIKGMNRLQRKKQDDVPEQPPAKPRQEELLEEIRDALVKRAG; encoded by the coding sequence ATGTTCAAGGAATTTCGCGAATTCGCCATGCGCGGCAATGTCGTCGACCTCGCGGTCGGCTTCATCCTCGGGGGCGCGTTTTCCACCATCGTCAAGTCGCTGGTCAGCGACATCCTGATGCCGCCGCTGGGGCTCGTGCTCGGCGGCGTGGATTTCGAGAACCTGTTCATCACGCTCGGCGAGGGGCGCTACGAATCCCTCGCCCAGGCCCAGGAGGCCGGCGCGGCGACGATCAATTACGGGCTGTTCGTGAACAATGTGATCAGCTTCGTGATCCTCGCCCTCGCCCTGTTCTTCCTGATCAAGGGCATGAACCGGCTGCAGCGCAAGAAGCAGGACGACGTGCCCGAGCAGCCCCCGGCCAAGCCGCGCCAGGAGGAGCTGCTGGAGGAGATCCGCGACGCGCTGGTCAAGCGCGCCGGGTAA
- a CDS encoding NADH dehydrogenase ubiquinone Fe-S protein 4 — MTGTDSLNVERLEEADPQGPREAMDILERAARTARGSGPVRDGGAPAPHAPAALIYRPARNPNQAVRPRRGWMLELVPETAQRPEPLMGWISGDDPRRQVRLRFTTREAAIRFAERRGWHVRVREDHG, encoded by the coding sequence ATGACCGGGACCGACAGCTTGAACGTCGAACGCCTGGAGGAAGCGGACCCGCAGGGGCCGCGCGAGGCCATGGATATCCTGGAGCGGGCGGCACGCACGGCGCGCGGCTCCGGGCCGGTCCGCGACGGCGGCGCGCCGGCGCCGCATGCGCCGGCCGCGCTCATCTACCGCCCGGCGCGCAATCCGAACCAGGCCGTGCGCCCGCGGCGGGGCTGGATGCTCGAACTCGTCCCCGAGACCGCGCAGCGGCCCGAGCCGCTGATGGGCTGGATCAGCGGGGACGATCCGCGCCGCCAGGTGCGCCTGCGCTTCACCACGCGCGAGGCGGCGATCCGCTTCGCCGAACGCCGGGGCTGGCACGTGCGCGTGCGCGAGGATCACGGCTAG
- a CDS encoding methyl-accepting chemotaxis protein → MKISIHSVQTRLLAAFALVTVTTLAAAGAGLFAFSSARSALTDVVEEAAPLAESTQRLEATANAITGELAAFARSRDQVEATSASARLGSLVEEARAAADQMEAAGLDAARLAEVESALADLAARVDEAAGPVNAKLEARDTRIAHVREALDERARAAAGLEAELDEAEDPAQIETLLRTIMALNLIATQYAELDGAQDAAAVEAVQDNFLDASDELFVNLAILGDAIGDEIRVPANAFLAHAEGETGIFDSRIAELAANADADAAVEEARMADAVLAELVGAAAAEANERADAAMSKGYSAIGFGTVLLAAISIAAVAISAAIAWFYVSGNLLKRLTAISDAMTALAAGDTSREVDDEGRDEIAGMARAVEVFRENAIERQRLESESEAERKAREARAKSIEELVAGFEEASSRALKAVSDAAGEMEMAAHALTESSQGASQKTADANEAGSTAAQNVDTVAAAAEEMTSSISEIAQQITRSNDIAQQAASRVAEANGDVKTLSEAAHKIDGVVRLINDIAEQTNLLALNATIEAARAGEAGKGFAVVASEVKTLASQTANATGSISEQISGIQSATEKAVAAIANIGQVIGEMTEISTAIAAAMEEQRAAASEITRSAQEAAGGTRKVAESIQGVDATVSETGQCAAQVNQAATSLNTEASDLREAVRRFLDGVRAA, encoded by the coding sequence ATGAAAATCTCGATCCATTCGGTCCAGACTCGTCTGCTGGCCGCCTTCGCCCTCGTGACCGTGACGACGCTCGCCGCCGCCGGCGCCGGGCTCTTCGCGTTCTCCAGCGCGCGTTCGGCCCTGACCGACGTGGTCGAGGAAGCCGCCCCGCTTGCCGAATCCACGCAGCGCCTGGAAGCCACGGCGAACGCCATCACCGGCGAGCTTGCCGCCTTCGCGCGCTCGCGCGACCAGGTGGAGGCGACCAGTGCGAGCGCCCGCCTCGGCAGCCTCGTGGAGGAGGCCCGCGCCGCCGCCGACCAGATGGAGGCCGCCGGTCTCGATGCCGCGCGCCTGGCCGAGGTGGAAAGCGCGCTCGCCGATCTCGCCGCGCGCGTCGACGAGGCGGCCGGTCCGGTCAATGCCAAGCTGGAAGCGCGCGACACGCGCATCGCCCATGTGCGCGAGGCGCTCGACGAACGCGCCCGGGCCGCTGCCGGTCTCGAGGCCGAACTCGACGAGGCCGAGGACCCGGCCCAGATCGAGACCCTCTTGCGCACCATCATGGCGCTCAACCTGATCGCCACCCAGTATGCCGAGCTCGACGGCGCCCAGGACGCGGCCGCGGTCGAGGCGGTGCAGGACAACTTCCTCGACGCCTCCGACGAGCTCTTCGTCAATCTCGCCATTCTCGGCGACGCGATCGGTGACGAGATCCGGGTGCCTGCCAACGCCTTCCTCGCCCATGCCGAGGGCGAGACGGGGATCTTCGACAGCCGCATCGCCGAGCTCGCCGCGAACGCGGACGCCGACGCGGCGGTGGAGGAGGCCCGCATGGCCGACGCCGTGCTCGCCGAACTCGTCGGCGCGGCTGCCGCCGAGGCGAACGAGCGTGCCGATGCCGCGATGAGCAAGGGCTATAGCGCGATCGGTTTCGGCACCGTGCTGCTCGCCGCGATCTCGATCGCCGCGGTCGCCATCTCCGCCGCCATCGCGTGGTTCTACGTGAGCGGCAATCTCCTCAAGCGCCTGACCGCGATCTCCGACGCCATGACGGCGCTCGCCGCCGGAGACACCAGCCGCGAGGTCGACGACGAGGGCCGCGACGAGATCGCCGGCATGGCCCGCGCGGTGGAGGTGTTCCGCGAGAACGCCATCGAGCGCCAGCGCCTGGAGTCCGAGAGCGAGGCCGAGCGCAAGGCCCGCGAGGCCCGCGCGAAGTCGATCGAGGAGCTCGTCGCGGGCTTCGAGGAGGCCTCCTCGCGCGCCCTGAAGGCCGTCTCCGATGCGGCCGGCGAGATGGAAATGGCCGCCCACGCGCTGACCGAGAGTTCGCAGGGCGCGAGCCAGAAGACCGCCGACGCCAACGAGGCCGGCTCCACCGCCGCGCAGAATGTCGACACGGTCGCCGCGGCCGCAGAGGAGATGACCTCCTCGATCAGCGAGATCGCCCAGCAGATCACCCGCTCCAACGACATCGCCCAGCAGGCCGCCAGCCGCGTCGCCGAGGCCAATGGCGATGTGAAGACCCTGAGCGAGGCCGCCCACAAGATCGACGGCGTGGTGCGCCTCATCAACGACATCGCCGAGCAGACCAACCTGCTGGCGCTGAACGCCACCATCGAGGCCGCCAGGGCCGGCGAGGCCGGCAAGGGCTTCGCGGTGGTCGCGAGCGAGGTCAAGACGCTGGCGAGCCAGACGGCGAACGCCACCGGCTCGATCTCCGAACAGATCAGCGGCATCCAGTCCGCGACCGAGAAGGCCGTCGCGGCCATCGCCAATATCGGCCAGGTGATCGGGGAGATGACGGAAATCTCCACCGCCATCGCCGCGGCCATGGAGGAACAGCGCGCGGCGGCGAGCGAGATCACCCGCTCGGCCCAGGAGGCCGCGGGCGGCACCCGCAAGGTCGCCGAATCCATTCAAGGCGTCGATGCGACCGTGTCGGAAACCGGCCAGTGCGCCGCCCAGGTCAACCAGGCCGCCACGAGCCTGAACACCGAGGCGAGCGACCTGCGCGAGGCGGTGCGCCGCTTCCTGGACGGCGTGCGCGCGGCCTGA
- a CDS encoding energy transducer TonB, with the protein MKKISSLMAIVAMGAGLVAAPAALAQEPELVEVAAPEYPRGAERRELEGYVTVRYNITDTGEIADVEVVEQTPEGVFDRAVLRALESWRYAPGVTATGIEKRFDFNLGS; encoded by the coding sequence ATGAAGAAGATTTCGAGCCTGATGGCGATCGTCGCGATGGGTGCTGGCCTGGTGGCCGCTCCGGCGGCTCTGGCGCAAGAGCCCGAGCTGGTTGAAGTCGCGGCTCCCGAATATCCGCGCGGCGCGGAACGCCGCGAACTCGAGGGTTACGTGACGGTGCGCTACAACATCACCGACACGGGCGAGATCGCCGATGTCGAGGTGGTCGAGCAGACCCCCGAAGGCGTGTTCGACCGTGCCGTGCTGCGCGCGCTCGAGAGCTGGCGCTACGCCCCCGGCGTCACGGCGACCGGCATCGAGAAGCGTTTCGACTTCAATCTGGGCAGCTAG
- a CDS encoding cation diffusion facilitator family transporter: protein MAHDHAHHHHHHAHTHAGNERRTLIAAAITGVFMIAEVIGGILTGSLALLADAAHMFTDFAALALAWFAFRLSRRPADARRTFGFDRIQVLVAFANGVTLGVIVVWIAIEALGRLARPEDIEAGPMMMIATLGLLVNLVAFWILHGADRENLNIRGAAAHVMGDILGSIAAIVAAAVILLTGFTPIDTLLSLAISALIAVSAYRLMRDAGFILLEAAPPDIDREHVRDDLLAHIEGVEDIHHMHVWSITQERPMITLHARLAAGAPVDATVKRIKLRLHEAHGLAHVTVEAELGECADH from the coding sequence ATGGCCCACGATCACGCCCACCATCATCACCACCACGCCCATACCCACGCGGGCAACGAGCGGCGCACGCTGATCGCGGCGGCGATCACCGGTGTGTTCATGATCGCCGAGGTGATCGGCGGGATCCTGACCGGCTCGCTCGCCCTGCTGGCCGACGCCGCGCACATGTTCACCGATTTCGCCGCGCTGGCGCTCGCCTGGTTCGCCTTCCGCCTGTCGCGCCGGCCGGCGGACGCCCGGCGCACCTTCGGCTTCGACCGGATCCAGGTGCTGGTGGCCTTCGCCAACGGGGTGACGCTCGGCGTCATCGTGGTGTGGATCGCGATCGAGGCGCTCGGCCGGCTCGCCCGCCCCGAGGACATCGAGGCCGGGCCGATGATGATGATCGCCACGCTGGGGCTTCTGGTGAACCTCGTCGCCTTCTGGATCCTGCACGGGGCGGACCGGGAGAATCTCAACATCCGCGGCGCCGCGGCCCACGTGATGGGCGACATTCTCGGCTCGATCGCGGCGATCGTGGCCGCGGCGGTCATCCTGCTGACCGGCTTCACCCCGATCGACACCCTCCTCTCGCTCGCCATCTCCGCGCTGATCGCGGTTTCGGCCTACAGGCTGATGCGCGATGCCGGCTTCATCCTCCTCGAGGCCGCCCCGCCGGACATCGACCGCGAGCACGTCCGGGACGATCTCCTCGCCCATATCGAGGGGGTGGAAGACATCCACCACATGCATGTCTGGTCGATCACCCAGGAGCGGCCGATGATCACGCTGCATGCCCGCCTGGCGGCAGGGGCGCCGGTCGACGCCACCGTCAAGCGGATCAAGCTGCGCCTGCACGAGGCGCACGGGCTCGCGCACGTGACGGTCGAGGCTGAACTCGGCGAATGCGCAGACCATTGA
- the mnmA gene encoding tRNA 2-thiouridine(34) synthase MnmA, with protein sequence MDADRVDALMAEFGLVGDFLDLGGDPSSHRVVAAMSGGVDSSVVAAVLHRAGYDVVGMTLQLYDHGEAIHRKGACCAGQDIHDARRVAEALGFPHYVLDYESRFREQVMEDFAETYLAGATPIPCVRCNQTVKFADLLATARQLGADALATGHYIRRQMAGGNRPELRRAADAGKDQSYFLFATTGEQLDFLRFPLGHLTKDQTRALAEAFGLVVAHKPDSQDICFVPDGDYASVVKKLRPDAAVPGEIVHLDGRVLGTHEGVIHYTVGQRRGLGIATGEPLYVVRLDAENARVIVGPREALEVTRIRLADVNWIGDGDLAEADGLPVGVKVRSTRPPTPAALEVRDGAVTVILHRGEEGVAPGQACVFYSAGDHDRVLGGGWIAATR encoded by the coding sequence ATGGACGCCGACCGCGTCGATGCGCTGATGGCCGAGTTCGGCCTTGTCGGCGATTTCCTCGATCTGGGCGGCGATCCGTCCTCCCACCGCGTCGTCGCGGCGATGTCGGGCGGGGTGGATTCCTCGGTCGTCGCCGCGGTGCTGCACCGCGCCGGCTACGATGTCGTCGGCATGACGCTGCAGCTCTACGATCACGGCGAGGCGATCCACAGGAAGGGCGCGTGCTGCGCCGGCCAGGACATCCACGACGCCCGCCGCGTCGCGGAGGCGCTGGGCTTTCCCCATTACGTGCTCGATTACGAATCCCGCTTTCGCGAACAGGTGATGGAGGATTTCGCCGAGACCTATCTCGCCGGTGCGACTCCCATCCCCTGCGTGCGGTGCAACCAGACGGTCAAGTTCGCCGACCTTCTGGCCACCGCGCGCCAGCTGGGCGCCGATGCGCTCGCGACCGGTCACTACATCCGCCGCCAGATGGCGGGCGGAAACCGGCCCGAGCTGCGCCGCGCCGCCGATGCGGGCAAGGACCAGAGCTATTTCCTGTTCGCCACGACGGGCGAGCAGCTCGATTTCCTGCGCTTCCCGCTCGGCCATCTGACCAAGGACCAGACCCGCGCGCTCGCCGAGGCGTTCGGGCTCGTCGTCGCGCACAAGCCCGACAGCCAGGACATCTGCTTCGTGCCGGACGGGGACTATGCCTCCGTCGTGAAGAAGCTGCGTCCCGACGCTGCGGTGCCGGGCGAGATCGTCCATCTCGACGGCCGGGTGCTGGGCACCCACGAGGGCGTGATTCACTACACGGTCGGCCAGCGCCGCGGGCTCGGCATCGCGACCGGCGAGCCGCTCTACGTCGTGAGGCTCGACGCGGAGAACGCCCGCGTGATCGTCGGCCCGCGCGAGGCGCTGGAGGTGACGCGCATCCGGCTCGCGGACGTCAACTGGATCGGCGACGGGGACCTCGCCGAGGCCGACGGCCTGCCCGTCGGCGTGAAGGTGCGCTCGACCCGCCCGCCCACGCCCGCCGCCCTGGAAGTCAGGGACGGCGCGGTCACCGTGATCCTGCACCGCGGCGAGGAGGGCGTCGCGCCGGGCCAGGCCTGCGTGTTCTACTCGGCCGGCGACCACGACCGCGTGCTCGGCGGGGGCTGGATCGCGGCGACGCGCTAG
- a CDS encoding MFS transporter, whose protein sequence is MSEASLISAGGARRRAAAVFVVGTVLIDALAFALIMPVLPSLLMELTGGGVGEAARWGGLASFLFAVMQFFCSPVIGGLSDRFGRRPVLLLSLTALCLDFLLMGLAHALFVFFFARMLSGIFAATHSTANAYIADTTPAQKRSARFGWLGAAMGVGFILGPALGGLLGELSPRAPFFAAAALAGANALYGWFVVPESLPKERRRAFSWRRANVFGTLLRLRRAEGVGVMLWVWFFSQLSGFVYPAVWAYVAIAKFEWSEAQIGVSLAVFGVLFALSQAVMVPLLLPRIGERRAIWIALAVETVALLGMATAPNGTVLYLWLSTALITGMEGPALQKVMTERVEPDAQGELQGGLSALGGVVLVISPLLYTQLFFAFQGGLAGIVFPGAPFVAASAFCAVALAMFLVRKRRARTAG, encoded by the coding sequence ATGAGCGAGGCGAGCCTCATTTCGGCCGGCGGGGCCAGGCGGCGGGCGGCGGCGGTGTTCGTCGTCGGCACCGTGCTCATCGACGCGCTCGCCTTCGCCCTCATCATGCCGGTCCTGCCCTCGCTCCTGATGGAGCTGACCGGGGGCGGGGTCGGGGAGGCGGCCCGCTGGGGCGGGCTGGCGAGCTTCCTCTTCGCGGTGATGCAGTTCTTCTGCTCGCCGGTGATCGGGGGATTGTCGGACCGCTTCGGGCGCCGGCCGGTCCTCCTGCTCTCGCTGACCGCGCTGTGCCTCGACTTCCTCTTGATGGGCCTTGCCCACGCGCTCTTCGTCTTCTTCTTCGCGCGCATGCTGTCGGGCATCTTCGCCGCGACCCATTCCACCGCGAACGCCTATATCGCCGACACCACCCCGGCGCAGAAACGCAGCGCCCGCTTCGGCTGGCTCGGCGCCGCGATGGGGGTGGGCTTCATCCTCGGCCCCGCGCTCGGCGGCCTGCTCGGCGAGCTGTCGCCCCGCGCGCCCTTCTTCGCCGCCGCGGCGCTCGCCGGCGCGAACGCGCTCTACGGCTGGTTCGTGGTGCCCGAAAGCCTGCCGAAGGAGCGCCGGCGCGCCTTCTCCTGGAGGCGCGCGAACGTGTTCGGCACGCTCCTGCGCCTGCGCCGGGCCGAGGGCGTCGGGGTGATGCTGTGGGTCTGGTTCTTCTCCCAGCTCTCCGGCTTCGTCTATCCCGCGGTCTGGGCCTATGTCGCGATCGCCAAGTTCGAGTGGAGCGAGGCGCAGATCGGGGTCTCGCTCGCGGTGTTCGGCGTGCTGTTCGCGCTGTCCCAGGCCGTCATGGTCCCGCTGCTCCTGCCGCGCATCGGCGAGCGGCGCGCGATCTGGATCGCGCTCGCGGTCGAGACGGTCGCGCTGCTGGGCATGGCGACCGCGCCGAACGGGACCGTGCTCTATCTCTGGCTTTCCACCGCCCTGATCACCGGCATGGAGGGCCCGGCCCTGCAGAAGGTGATGACCGAGCGCGTCGAGCCCGACGCGCAGGGCGAGCTGCAGGGCGGGCTCTCCGCGCTCGGCGGGGTGGTGCTGGTGATCTCGCCGCTGCTGTACACCCAGCTCTTCTTCGCCTTCCAGGGCGGGCTCGCGGGGATCGTCTTTCCCGGCGCGCCCTTCGTGGCCGCCTCGGCGTTCTGCGCCGTGGCGCTGGCGATGTTCCTGGTGCGCAAGAGGCGCGCGAGGACGGCCGGCTAG